A genomic segment from Aegilops tauschii subsp. strangulata cultivar AL8/78 chromosome 1, Aet v6.0, whole genome shotgun sequence encodes:
- the LOC109745575 gene encoding polygalacturonase At1g48100 → MEARNAIALLLALVVAASFLCDGVHSRHHHHTKRHSVRPPSHAPGPSGPRRAPSPRHSSPSAPPPARTPPSAPPMPGAPAPAPSDDGDNVYDVIKDFGAVGDGVTDDTDAIKTAWDTACQDDGEGVVLAAAGHSFLVHTTTFTGPCQGSVTLQIDGTIVAPSEPTTWPANSKRNWLVFYKADGMALRGSGLIDGKGQKWWDLPCKPHKGGSTHGPCDSPVALRFFMSNNVTVQGLRVQDSPEFHFRFDSCRGVHVDSLSISSPALSPNTDGIHVENTQDVLITNTVVSNGDDCVSIGAGTLNVHIENVTCGPGHGISIGSLGKQGSRACVANITVRNAVIRHSDNGVRIKTWQGGSGSVSAVTFENVRMDAVRNPIIIDQYYCLTKSCENATTAVFVSDITYAGIRGTYDVRGPPIHFGCSDAVPCTNITLSGVELLPASGDTVDSPFCWNVYGNTTTPIVPPVACLIEGVPRNVDDTSSLKCY, encoded by the exons ATGGAGGCCCGGAACGCCATTGCGCTGCTCCTCGCGCTCGTGGTCGCCGCGAGCTTCCTCTGCGACGGCGTCCACAGCCGCCACCACCATCACACGAAGCGCCACTCGGTGCGGCCGCCGTCCCACGCACCCGGGCCTTCGGGCCCGAGGCGTGCTCCTTCGCCTAGGCACTCGTCTccgtccgcgccgccgccggccaggACGCCGCCGTCGGCCCCTCCAATGCCGGGCGCGCCCGCGCCGGCCCCGTCGGACGACGGCGACAACGTGTACGATGTCATCAAGGACTTCGGCGCGGTCGGAGACGGCGTGACGGACGACACGGACGCGATCAAGACCGCGTGGGACACGGCGTGCCAGGACGACGGGGAGGGCGTCGTCCTCGCGGCCGCCGGGCACTCGTTCCTGGTGCACACCACCACCTTCACCGGGCCGTGCCAGGGCAGCGTCACGCTGCAGATCGACGGCACTATCGTGGCGCCGAGCGAGCCCACGACGTGGCCGGCCAACAGCAAGCGTAACTGGCTCGTGTTCTACAAGGCCGACGGCATGGCGCTGCGCGGCTCCGGGCTCATCGACGGCAAGGGGCAGAAGTGGTGGGATCTCCCCTGCAAGCCTCACAAGGGAGGAAGCACCCACGGACCTTGTGACAGCCCAGTG GCGCTTAGGTTTTTCATGAGCAACAACGTGACGGTGCAAGGGCTCAGGGTGCAGGACAGCCCGGAGTTCCACTTCCGGTTCGACAGCTGCCGCGGCGTGCACGTCGACAGCCTCTCCATCAGCTCCCCGGCGCTGAGCCCCAACACCGACGGCATCCACGTCGAGAACACCCAGGACGTCctcatcaccaacaccgtcgtcTCCAACGGCGACGACTGCGTCTCCATCGGCGCCGGCACCCTCAACGTCCACATCGAGAACGTCACCTGCGGCCCCGGGCACGGCATCAG CATCGGGAGCCTGGGGAAGCAGGGGTCGCGGGCGTGCGTGGCCAACATCACGGTGCGGAACGCGGTGATCCGGCACTCGGACAACGGCGTGAGGATCAAGACGTGGCAGGGCGGCTCTGGGTCGGTGTCGGCGGTGACCTTCGAGAACGTGCGCATGGACGCCGTGCGCAACCCCATCATCATCGACCAGTACTACTGCCTCACCAAGAGCTGCGAGAACGCCACCACCGCCGTCTTCGTCTCCGATATCACCTACGCCGGCATCCGGGGCACCTACGACGTGCGCGGCCCGCCCATCCACTTCGGCTGCAGCGACGCCGTGCCCTGCACCAACATCACCCTCTCCGGCGTCGAGCTGCTGCCCGCCTCCGGCGACACCGTCGACAGCCCCTTCTGCTGGAACGTCTACGGCAATACCACGACGCCCATTGTGCCGCCGGTGGCGTGCCTCATAGAGGGCGTGCCCAGGAACGTGGATGATACCAGCAGCTTGAAGTGTTACTGA